Proteins from a genomic interval of Crassostrea angulata isolate pt1a10 chromosome 7, ASM2561291v2, whole genome shotgun sequence:
- the LOC128157536 gene encoding myomegalin-like isoform X7 yields the protein MNRSKQYDATLPLSVEDSLNTDKLQMDLTAGPYLEYPDGTVPMVTKMNTGRMSPVRSRTMKEYDSQITDLKKENFNLKLRIYFMEERMQQRLGDGDDVFKINIELKVEVETLKKELKEKQELLKKASEAIEALAAKREEDLQEIREELEQEMSSTRARLEEEVECKKKEVEASQKSLQEATHQLTDLENRNEQLVMEIRHLEQSKEIQLQSLKEDLDAQKRELTAQIAENQQNLGEMDHLLKMKEDLEERVESLEKELSRKDRDMEDEVDDQKSELSTLKSKVEDLKEDANKKNEMIGKLEDLLKANEEEKKDALKKLKESENKLQKQNDLQPLWDSTVKGLHQDLKKRNKEVDDLKDKLERKEEELRQCQDDLHSMSVKKQKEVDKQHEDIVFLEDSLSSMKVQLKERELQVENLLKNLGKKEGELEGFKELLNKAETALRQSEDAVQDLQCQLKKEKEIASEDYKSQHLQFKVDDFEAQLQTKDKIIQQLTEGLKDKERQMQQCMEIFRPTPQEDGSVKDKWIRELQSRLQEKENAVEESLNEKMKLADEKDAEIRQLKREIRDKEHEMDRANQMLLTAEQTIECLEKEGDEKDKTLKQLTNALKAAQQSLEDAVAEHKQEMQKKKDEIERLKKEITVPDVESKGSENADTMNSLLRKLRDKDEDLLKQAEKHDNEINKLDKEIHNLKAELAKVQRELQAVENRCGWSEKRNQDTLDDLRETIKEKDKMIQALVASGQDKERLIGDLQGVNTPVDVVSLQNQLEKLKNELQDKNDLLDSWRFSENDQVTSEQMDNLKSELEAAKDDLRKAFRREEIIQQELYDHRQKFPTQGGERHKVEIEVRNVCEHHSEGSPGQTGQGQTEDEGQKLKSALEKQLSELEKLSEAIKRERQIIQDLNEIEPKINGAFDNDLETELKKVQDLRKELETVLDKNNKMTTNLQQQYIMYKRKFSDDYTTGMVSELTSDLDGLKRELEQKKHENNTLLAQLYDIQYNHRDHDMLHEGVQTSPRSENRWSMSSSTSSSSSPEFDVPLNRQTLSDMSAPMLRRYIRQIQKQLDISSHEKEELQERLNLSQRVNAREIPGKNEDDFNSVPHLRMEVQSLQSKLSAVESDLKVLRKKFGLEENSPCKYSELPNVFDLQRENVKLKNDYQNAMEKVSCLQEQINNSLRMQRGKFDKHSQTVAWSGLIPALGPKSLDLKCQNKKNSSQIPRPHKPGHPMNGDQLHLKKPEILREMLSESKNRISDLEAKLEATEGTVRIQTQKMKHYKAILQEHGLVAKSPCVSRSHSETNLAAAMATASKIPVRKRAMSIEHLHSIDINQPNGQSRHGSDSSEGSQEETLLPSQTLVNLQERISVLQQDLQETKDNNSKLQQKISAQQNSEQVIAELKTQLGQSREAIDSLEKQLKSYQGSSMQEVLELQRDEIAGLRRRLCDSQNSCVQLNQWLGDLSGVLEGLRDGEGQYASIKQKVQQTRKVAKSLSHILDSDSDDSGNEGCPPQSNHSPVKSPKKEAKRLAEELESKEAEIKSLKEELEEKKSFIGRLNTNLLVAQRQLLIWQDCGKGSSTSGTSAADGNVFESGRQGPREGFLRDSLSPSSQTSNRLAGEQDTSIEKVRHGSGMTQSSRRSSEDIEVQDTTVTSTHTQGSVHSRRDRIRDMDKVDSGRKDNVPYGMFGFCSDERLYGNARFADRDMFEQSLSMNGHGEMSFLENKDFYEDVSKFSELDDTRVTQRSSFMNRSAAVQTEEVHQLKSRLNVMEDLNKTLKDELEAYENLCSSVGIKSSPRKSPRKSTDDSDLLREHLSEIRALRIKLEKSLKDSEKLSQKLQQDMEESHTSNNTTNVYMYTQHQAHINELQRAIDKLKAQLREKENCITEKITIIREKERIIHDSKTVITGKDEKINEILKEKEELKLSNQQTLVVQQRRIEKQDETMRQLRDKLELQVESLHQQESKLKEQYEVIQKQELQLTQVQDKLSVKESTLEKQYELLHQQDLQIDKQRELINQKDQTYRSLEEELESTTAKLQQLQRVATTTTDEESAEQWRKEAQGLREQMERLEKTVSSQNKKMRQQEQWLTEKDKTNYKLQQIRDRLDDNLKKSAKEIKRLKEEMRTLRDQVQENKDLNKTLKLELSVYEKLENTENQGWSNGDGKSGGFDMREFLTEIRHLRSQLERCIDTNNELRKKLEEHLVAKNQRQRVSMTNVYYAKDPSPVTSQGTDAPDGLPSTEQMSGGFKVRHESVEIMRGTADHDSMNSVSQDSCISDCASGTSSNFGKPGFGISTWPLTADNPLQAMKSKSSPGGTLDRVDLSVMSTKLHHSDGNLSYHVDDPPCLVAEMTSHRVDSDLRTLFAIGKLDDYEKLKKECGETSVVLKGMEARIQERLKIFRNMSPRENMEYSTLKELSLSVENLRICLNEEKSLLSCFWTSSLPKEGVESKLLFENESLKNELLAIKSKYSFLSQFVQSAEERLHATNQQKQNMEDFIYRQLKKTTKVMVHARGNFEKNLLQYGMTEKQEDSRRKRGYSGDPPVCKDK from the exons atgaatagGTCAAAGCAGTACGACGCAACCTTGCCACTAAGTGTTGAAGACAG CTTGAACACAGATAAATTACAGATGGATCTGACCGCTGGACCATACCTAGAGTACCCTGATGGGACTGTGCCAA TGGTGACGAAAATGAACACTGGTCGGATGTCGCCTGTTCGGTCTCGCACCATGAAAGAATACGACTCG CAAATTACAGACTTGAAGAAAGAGAACTTTAATTTAAAGTTAcggatttatttcatggaagagAGAATGCAGCAGAGATTAGGGGATGGAGATGATGTGTTTAAAATT aatatTGAACTAAAAGTGGAAGTAGAGACCttgaaaaaagaattgaaagaaaaacaagagtTACTGAAAAAGGCATC GGAAGCGATAGAAGCCCTGGCCGCCAAGCGAGAGGAAGACCTGCAAGAAATCCGAGAGGAGCTAGAGCAGGAAATGTCGAGCACCAGGGCCAGACTGGAGGAGGAGGTGGAGTGTAAAAAGAAG GAGGTAGAAGCTTCCCAGAAGTCTCTACAAGAGGCCACTCACCAGCTGACCGATCTGGAGAACAGGAATGAACAGCTGGTGATGGAAATCCGGCATCTGGAGCAATCCAAGGAAATCCAGCTTCAG TCACTGAAAGAGGATTTGGATGCTCAAAAAAG GGAACTAACAGCTCAGATAGCAGAGAATCAGCAAAACCTGGGAGAGATGGACCATCTCCTGAAGATGAAGGAAGACCTAGAGGAGAGGGTGGAATCCCTGGAAAAGGAACTCTCCCGGAAAGACCGCGATATGGAG GATGAGGTGGATGATCAGAAATCTGAATTGTCTACCTTGAAATCCAAAGTGGAAGATCTCAAGGAAGATGCTAacaagaaaaatgaaatgatcgGA AAACTGGAAGATCTGCTGAAAGCCAATGAGGAAGAAAAGAAA gaTGCACTTAAAAAACTTAAAGAGTCAGAAAACAAATTGCAAAAGCAGAACGACTTACAGCCACTATGGGACTCGACGGTTAAAGGGCTGCATCAGGacttgaaaaaaagaaacaaggaG GTTGATGACCTGAAAGACAAACTGGAGAGGAAGGAGGAGGAGCTACGACAGTGCCAGGATGACCTGCACTCCATGTCAGTCAAGAAGCAGAAG GAAGTAGACAAACAGCATGAAGACATTGTGTTTTTAGAAGACAGTTTGTCCAGCATGAAAGTTCAACTGAAGGAAAGAGAACTGCAAGTGGAG AACTTGCTGAAAAACCTGGGTAAGAAGGAGGGCGAGCTGGAGGGGTTCAAGGAGCTGCTAAACAAGGCGGAGACAGCTCTACGGCAGAGTGAGGATGCTGTACAG GATCTTCAGTGCCAGcttaagaaagaaaaagagattGCTTCAGAGGACTACAAATCTCAACACCTACAG TTTAAGGTGGATGATTTTGAGGCTCAGCTACAGACCAAGGACAAGATCATCCAGCAGCTGACAGAGGGACTGAAGGACAAGGAGCGGCAGATGCAGCAGTGTATGGAGATCTTCAGACCCACCCCACAG GAGGACGGCTCTGTGAAAGACAAATGGATCCGAGAGTTGCAGAGTAGGCTCCAGGAGAAGGAGAATGCTGTAGAG GAATCGCTGAATGAGAAAATGAAGTTAGCTGATGAGAAGGATGCAGAAATTCGGCAGTTGAAGCGTGAAATTCGTGACAAAGAGCATGAGATGGATCGAGCCAATCAGATGTTGCTGACAGCAGAACAGACCATCGAG tGTCTAGAGAAGGAGGGAGATGAAAAAGACAAGACACTGAAACAGCTGACAAATGCACTGAAGGCGGCTCAGCAGTCTCTAGAG GATGCAGTGGCAGAACACAAGCAGGAGATGCAGAAGAAAAAAGATGAGATAGAAAGATTGAAGAAAGAAATAACAGTACCAGATGTGGAATCAAAG ggATCAGAGAATGCAGATACAATGAATAGCTTGCTGAGGAAATTACGCGACAAAGACGAAGACTTGCTGAAACAGGCAGAAAAACACgacaatgaaataaacaagCTGGACAAGGAAATTCACAACCTTAAAGCAGAGCTTGCCAAGGTTCAGAGAGAACTCCAG gcTGTGGAAAACCGGTGTGGGTGgtctgaaaaaagaaatcaagatACCCTGGATGATTTAAGAGAGACGATAAAAGAAAAGGATAAAATGATACAG GCATTAGTTGCTAGTGGACAAGATAAAGAGAGACTAATTGGTGATCTTCAAGGTGTAAACACACCAGTAGATGTTGTCAGCCTCCAGAATCAGCTAGAAAAACTCAAAAATGAACTGCAGGACAAAAATG ATTTGCTTGATTCCTGGCGATTCAGTGAAAATGATCAAGTTACCAGTGAGCAAATGGACAATCTGAAATCGGAACTGGAGGCAGCTAAAGACGATCTAAGGAAGGCCTTTAGGAGGGAGGAAATCATTCAACAAGAACTG TATGACCATAGACAGAAATTTCCCACGCAGGGAGGAGAGAGGCACAAGGTGGAGATAGAGGTGCGGAATGTGTGTGAGCATCACTCCGAGGGCAGCCCTGGACAGACGGGTCAAGGTCAAACGGAGGATGAAGGTCAAAAG TTAAAGAGTGCACTTGAAAAACAACTGTCAGAGCTAGAGAAGTTAAGTGAGGCCATCAAAAGGGAAAGACAAATCATACAGGACTTGAATGAAATTGAACCAAAAATAAATGG TGCTTTTGATAATGATTTGGAGACAGAGTTGAAAAAAGTGCAAGATTTGCGAAAAGAATTGGAGACCGTTCTGGATAAGAACAACAAGATGACAACCAACTTGCAACAGCAGTACATAATGTATAAAAGGAAGTTCAGTGATG ATTACACGACTGGAATGGTGAGTGAGTTGACCTCTGACCTGGATGGACTGAAGAGAGAACTAGAGCAGAAGAAGCATGAGAACAACACCCTGCTGGCTCAACTGTACGACATCCAGTACAACCACAGGGACCACGACATGCTGCACGAGGGGGTGCAGACATCCCCACGGAGCGAGAATCGCTGGAGCATGTCCTCCAGTACTAGTTCCTCATCCTCGCCGGAGTTTGACGTTCCTCTGAATCGGCAGACCTTGTCAGACATGAGTGCTCCTATGCTGAGGCGCTACATCCGACAAATCCAGAAGCAGCTCGATATCTCTTCACACGAGAAGGAGGAGCTTCAGGAGAGGTTGAATCTGTCGCAGAGAGTGAATGCTCGGGAAATTCCAGGAAAGAATGAGGATGATTTTAACAGTGTTCCCCATCTCAGAATGGAGGTTCAGAGTTTGCAGAGCAAGTTGTCTGCAGTAGAGAGTGATTTGAAAGTGTTGAGAAAGAAGTTTGGTTTAGAGGAGAACAGTCCATGTAAATATTCTGAACTGCCAAATGTGTTTGATCTTCAAAGAGAAAATGTGAAATTGAAGAACGATTATCAAAATGCGATGGAGAAGGTATCTTGTTTGCAAGAACAGATAAATAATTCTTTGAGAATGCAAAGGGGAAAATTTGATAAACACAGTCAAACTGTGGCTTGGAGTGGCTTGATTCCAGCTTTGGGACCGAAATCATTGGACTTGAAATGCCAGAATAAAAAGAACTCGAGTCAAATACCTCGACCCCACAAACCAGGCCATCCCATGAATGGAGATCAACTACATCTAAAAAAACCTGAAATCCTAAGAGAAATGTTATCCGAGTCTAAAAATAGAATCAGTGACCTGGAGGCTAAACTAGAGGCCACAGAGGGTACGGTTAGAATACAAACACAGAAGATGAAGCACTACAAGGCCATTCTCCAGGAGCACGGCCTAGTGGCCAAAAGTCCATGTGTCAGCCGATCTCATAGCGAGACCAATCTTGCTGCTGCCATGGCAACTGCCTCCAAAATCCCTGTCCGAAAAAGAGCAATGTCCATTGAGCACCTCCATTCTATCGACATTAACCAACCTAATGGACAAAGCAGACAT GGTAGTGACAGCAGTGAGGGGTCACAGGAGGAAACCCTGCTCCCCTCCCAGACACTGGTCAACCTCCAGGAGAGAATATCCGTGCTTCAGCAGGACCTGCAGGAGACCAAGGACAACAACTCCAAACTACAGCAGAAGATCTCAGCCCAGCAGAACTCGGAGCAAGTCATTGCAGAGCTCAAAACCCAGCTGGGACAGAGCAGAGAGGCCATTGACTCCCTGGAAAAGCAACTGAAGTCATACCAGGGCTCATCAATGCAGGAGGTGCTGGAACTGCAGAGAGACGAAATAGCTGGTCTGAGGAGAAGGTTATGTGATTCCCAGAACTCCTGTGTGCAGTTGAACCAATGGCTTGGGGATCTAAGTGGAGTTCTTGAGGGGCTGAGAGATGGGGAGGGACAGTATGCCAGCATCAAGCAGAAAGTCCAGCAGACCAGAAAAGTGGCCAAGTCACTGTCTCACATCCTAG ATTCTGACAGTGATGATTCTGGAAATGAAGGTTGTCCTCCCCAGAGCAATCACTCACCTGTGAAGTCACCCAAGAAAGAAGCAAAAAG GCTTGCAGAAGAATTGGAGTCCAAGGAAGCAGAAATCAAATCATTGAAGGAAGAACTAGAAGAGAAGAAATCCTTCATCGGTCGACTTAACACCAACCTACTGGTCGCCCAGAGACAGTTGTTAATCTGGCAGGATTGTGGAAAGGGTTCATCCACGTCAGGCACCAGTGCTGCTGACGGAAACGTCTTTGAGAGTGGTCGGCAAGGGCCCAGGGAGGGATTCCTGAGAGACAGCCTGTCCCCCTCCTCCCAGACCTCCAACAGACTGGCAGGGGAGCAGGACACATCCATAGAGAAAGTCAGGCACGGCAGTGGTATGACTCAGAGTTCCCGAAGGTCCTCTGAAGACATCGAAGTGCAGGACACCACGGTGACTTCGACTCATACGCAGGGGTCTGTGCATTCCCGGAGAGACCGTATCCGAGACATGGATAAAGTGGATTCAGGAAGGAAGGATAATGTTCCTTACGGGATGTTTGGTTTTTGTTCGGATGAGCGTTTATATGGTAATGCAAGGTTTGCCGATAGAGACATGTTTGAGCAAAGTCTTTCTATGAATGGACATGGTGAAATGTCGTTCTTAGAAAATAAAGACTTCTACGAGGATGTCAGTAAATTCAGTGAGCTGGACGACACTCGTGTGACACAGCGTTCAAGTTTCATGAACAGGAGTGCGGCTGTTCAAACAGAAGAGGTTCATCAACTGAAATCCCGCCTAAATGTGATGGAGGACTTGAATAAGACTCTGAAGGATGAACTTGAGGCTTATGAAAATTTGTGTTCGTCAGTGGGGATAAAGAGTTCCCCGAGGAAGTCTCCTCGAAAATCGACAGATGACAGTGATCTGTTGAGAGAACATCTGTCAGAAATCCGGGCTCTGAGGATCAAGCTGGAGAAATCGCTCAAAGACAGCGAGAAGCTGAGCCAGAAACTACAGCAGGACATGGAGGAGTCCCATACATCAA ATAACACCactaatgtttacatgtacaccCAACACCAAGCACACATCAACGAACTTCAGAGAGCCATCGACAAACTAAAGGCTCAGTTACGAGAGAAGGAAAACTGCATCACAGAGAAAATCACCATCATCCGAGAAAAAGAAAGGATCATCCACGATTCCAAAACAGTCATCACGGGAAAAGACGAGAAAATCAACGAAATCCTGAAGGAGAAGGAGGAGCTGAAGCTGTCCAATCAGCAGACGTTGGTGGTACAGCAGAGGCGGATCGAGAAGCAGGATGAGACGATGCGACAGCTGAGGGACAAGCTGGAGCTGCAGGTGGAGAGTCTGCATCAACAGGAGTCCAAGCTGAAGGAGCAGTACGAGGTCATCCAGAAACAGGAGCTACAGCTCACTCAG GTACAGGATAAATTATCTGTGAAAGAGTCAACACTGGAAAAGCAGTATGAGCTTCTACATCAGCAGGACCTCCAGATAGACAAGCAGCGAGAGCTGATCAACCAGAAAGACCAGACTTACCGCTCGCTGGAGGAGGAGCTAGAGAGCACCACCGCCAAACTTCAGCAGCTACAGAGGGTTGCCACCACCACCACAGATGAGGAGTCAGCAGAGCAATGGAGGAAGGAGGCCCAGGGCCTGAGAGAGCAGATGGAGAGGCTGGAGAAAACAGTCAGCTCCCAGAACAAGAAGATGAGGCAGCAAGAGCAATGGCTGACCGAGAAGGACAAGACCAACTACAAGCTGCAGCAGATCCGAGACCGGCTGGACGACAATCTGAAGAAATCAGCTAAGGAGATCAAAAG ATTGAAGGAGGAGATGAGAACATTGAGAGATCAAGTCCAGGAAAACAAAGATTTGAATAAGACCCTTAAACTAGAATTGAGTGTGTATGAAAAGCTGGAGAACACAGAAAATCAAG GCTGGAGCAATGGAGATGGGAAAAGCGGTGGCTTTGACATGAGGGAATTCCTGACGGAGATCCGCCATCTTAGAAGTCAGCTGGAGAGGTGTATAGACACGAACAACGAGCTGAGGAAGAAGCTGGAGGAACACCTGGTGGCCAAGAACCAGCGACAGAGAGTTTCCATGACCAACGTGTACTACGCCAAGGACCCAAGCCCCGTCACCTCACAGG gtacagatgcacctgacggACTGCCGAGTACGGAGCAGATGTCAGGTGGATTCAAAGTCCGCCATGAATCAGTGGAAATCATGAGGGGCACTGCTGATCACGACTCTATGAACAGCGTGTCCCAGGATTCCTGTATCAGTGACTGTGCTTCAG GTACTTCATCAAATTTTGGGAAACCTGGATTCGGAATTTCCACCTGGCCGCTGACGGCTGATAACCCCTTGCAGGCCATGAAGAGTAAGTCCAGTCCTGGTGGAACACTTGACAGGGTCGACCTGAGTGTGATGTCCACCAAACTCCACCACTCTGATGGAAACCTCTCCTACCATGTTGACGACCCACCATGTCTTGTGGCTG AAATGACTTCTCATCGGGTGGATTCAGATCTGCGGACTTTGTTTGCCATCGGAAAACTGGACGATTATGAGAAGCTGAAGAAGGAGTGTGGGGAGACTTCTGTCGTACTGAAAGGGATGGAGGCACGCATTCAGGAACGACTGAAGATATTCCGAAACATGTCCCCAAGAGAG